In Citrus sinensis cultivar Valencia sweet orange chromosome 4, DVS_A1.0, whole genome shotgun sequence, one DNA window encodes the following:
- the LOC102615341 gene encoding protein TORNADO 2-like produces MALSNNVIGAINFVAVLLSIPVIGAGIWLATEADNSCVKLLQWPVIILGILILVVALAGFIGGFWRIPWLLILYLVAMLILIILLACLVVFIYMVTIKGSGHLAPSRAYLEYRLDDFSGWLRRRVRSPYKWDRIKSCLSSTQMCPELNQSYRMAQDFFNAHITPLQSGCCKPPTECGYTFVNPTYWISPINNAADMDCLQWSNDQMQLCYNCDSCKAGLLANLKKEWRRVDIILLVTLVALIWVYLIGCCAFRNAKTEDLFRKYKQGTYT; encoded by the exons ATGGCACTAAGCAACAATGTAATCGGAGCCATCAACTTTGTTGCCGTACTTCTTTCAATCCCCGTCATCGGTGCTGGAATCTGGCTTGCCACCGAGGCAGACAATTCTTGTGTCAAGCTTCTACAATGGCCAGTCATTATTTTGGGAATCTTGATTCTAGTCGTGGCTCTCGCAGGCTTTATTGGAGGATTTTGGCGCATCCCTTGGCTCCTTATACTTTATCTCGTTGCCATGCTCATTCTTATAATATTGCTGGCTTGTCTAGTTGTTTTCATTTACATGGTCACGATTAAGGGCTCAGGTCACCTTGCACCGAGTAGAGCGTACTTGGAATACCGCCTCGATGATTTTTCTGGATGGCTGCGGAGAAGAGTTCGAAGCCCTTACAAATGGGATCGGATCAAAAGCTGTCTTAGCTCGACACAGATGTGCCCTGAGTTGAACCAGAGTTATAGGATGGCTCAAGATTTCTTCAATGCACATATTACCCCTTTACAg TCTGGATGCTGTAAGCCTCCGACAGAGTGTGGTTACACATTTGTAAACCCAACATATTGGATAAGTCCAATTAACAATGCGGCGGACATGGATTGCCTGCAGTGGAGCAATGACCAAATGCAGCTTTGCTATAATTGTGATTCATGCAAAGCAGGATTACTTGCTAATCTGAAAAAGGAGTGGAGAAGAGTAGATATCATATTACTCGTTACTCTTGTTGCTTTGATATGGGTTTATCTGATTGGATGTTGTGCTTTTAGGAACGCCAAAACTGAAGACCTCTTTCGCAAGTACAAGCAAGGCACTTACACGTAA
- the LOC107177725 gene encoding sulfite exporter TauE/SafE family protein 3-like: MWLLRHAIHEGDYCRSKYTLCKGLCGSVGGVGGGGIFVPVLNLIIGFDPKSSVALSKCMITGTAVATIVYNLRQRHPTLDMPVIDYDLALLF, translated from the exons ATGTGGCTACTACGTCATGCGATTCATGAAGGAGATTATTGCAGATCAAAGTATACTTTGTGCAAAG GGCTATGTGGGAGTGTAGGTGGTGTTGGTGGGGGTGGCATATTTGTTCCTGTGCTTAATCTGATTATTggatttgatccaaaatcatCTGTAGCACTATCAAAAT GTATGATCACTGGTACTGCGGTTGCTACTATTGTCTACAATCTAAGGCAAAGGCATCCCACACTTGATATGCCCGTTATCGACTATGACCTTGCACTTTTGTTTTAA
- the LOC127901884 gene encoding probable glutathione S-transferase: protein MSKGEVVLLDCWASPFCLRAKIALAEKGVEYEARAENLFGGKSDLLLKSNPICQKSQYSMQSATYGKPRARSPAKNEFVEILKQLEGALGEKDFFGGDSFGFVDVIAIPLTCWFYAVEEFGGFKVENECPKFSAWMNKCMQRDTVARILPDPEKVYEFVIMLRNMFGIE, encoded by the exons ATGTCCAAGGGAGAGGTTGTTCTTTTGGACTGTTGGGCTAGCCCATTTTGCTTGAGAGCAAAGATTGCATTGGCTGAGAAAGGAGTTGAATATGAAGCCAGAGCTGAGAACTTGTTTGGGGGCAAGAGTGACTTGTTGCTCAAATCAAACCCCATCTGTCAGAAGTCCCA GTATTCGATGCAGTCTGCAACATATGGAAAACCAAGGGCGAGGTCCCCGGCGAAGAATGAATTTGTAGAGATTTTGAAGCAACTTGAGGGAGCTTTAGGGGAGAAGGATTTCTTTGGCGGGGACAGCTTTGGATTCGTTGATGTCATTGCCATTCCACTGACTTGTTGGTTTTACGCGGTTGAGGAATTTGGGGGATTTAAGGTTGAGAATGAGTGCCCCAAATTCTCAGCATGGATGAACAAGTGCATGCAAAGAGATACTGTTGCCAGGATCCTTCCAGACCCAGAAAAGGTCTACGAATTTGTTATCATGTTGAGGAACATGTTTGGAATTGAATAG